The region TGTGCAGATATGAAAGGTGGAGCTAGTATTGAACTTTCATTGATTGACAAATACTCAAATATAGACCATTTCAAAGGAAATATACTAGTCATTGGTGTTCCAGATGAAGAAAACTTATCAGCAGGAATGAGATCTGCTGCCTATTTACTTGAAGAACTTAAACTTAAGTTTAAGTTAAACTATTCCCTCATGATAAATACAGAACCTCATGATAGAGAACATGAAGATGTAGGGATAATACATGATGGTTCCATTGGAAAAGTAATGCCTTTAATCTATGTAAAAGGTAAACTATCTCATGTAAGCAAAGTATATGAAGGATTCAATCCTACACTTCTTCTTTCAGAAATAGTTAAAAGAACTGAGTTGAGTCCAGAGTTCATTGACACTGTTGGCGAATTTGTTTCTCCACCACCTACATGGCTTTACATGAAGGATAGAAAAAAAGTATATGATGTATCACTTCCACTTTCTGCAGGAGGGTATATGAGTGTTCTCCCACTTAAAAGTTCTCCAAAAGAAATATTGGATTTGTTAGTTAATATATCTGTTGAAGCTTTCCATGAAGTGATTGACTACATGAATGATCAATATAGTATTTACATGAATAAACTTAACAAAAAATACAAACCACTTCCTTGGAAAGTTAATGTAAAAACTTTTATGGATATCTATGAAGAAGCAACTAGAGATTTTGGAAATGAATTCATAAATGCCTTTAATGAAACTTCAAGTGAAGTTAAAGTAAATATTGAACAAGGTACATTAAGCTTAGTTGAAGGAGCATTTTTACTAATAGAAAAAACTTTGGAATATGTAAATGATACTTCTCCAGTAGTAGTAATAGGCCTTGCCCCACCATATTATCCATGTGTATCAAATACTATGTTGGATAACAATATGATAACTACTTTAAAGGAAAAGCTACTGAACTTTACACAAATAGAATGGAAACAAAAATATTCTATAGAAAATTATTTCACAGGAATATCTGATTTAAGCTATGCTATGTTTCAATCAGATGACGAAACTATAAAATATATTGAATCCAATATGCTACTTTGGGGTGATATCTACCATATACCCCTTGAAACTATCAAAAACATCTCCATGCCTGTATTAAATATTGGCCCTTGGGGAAAGGATCTTCACAAATATACCGAAAGAGTATGTTTAGAAGAACTATATTACAAAACTCCAATATTAATACAAAAAGCTATCAATACAGTATTAAACAAATAAA is a window of Anaerosalibacter sp. Marseille-P3206 DNA encoding:
- a CDS encoding M20/M25/M40 family metallo-hydrolase, translating into MHTYDENLKKQIEKTMLDFVSIKTHTGTNMETNADEFYKKWFNESKYFQRNPENWGLYPLKNDHLNRNIPWGLVKGIGNETIVLIHHYDTVDTLDFGKYENYAYDPIAFTEKLKEGSIPLPEDAKADLESGHWLFGRGCADMKGGASIELSLIDKYSNIDHFKGNILVIGVPDEENLSAGMRSAAYLLEELKLKFKLNYSLMINTEPHDREHEDVGIIHDGSIGKVMPLIYVKGKLSHVSKVYEGFNPTLLLSEIVKRTELSPEFIDTVGEFVSPPPTWLYMKDRKKVYDVSLPLSAGGYMSVLPLKSSPKEILDLLVNISVEAFHEVIDYMNDQYSIYMNKLNKKYKPLPWKVNVKTFMDIYEEATRDFGNEFINAFNETSSEVKVNIEQGTLSLVEGAFLLIEKTLEYVNDTSPVVVIGLAPPYYPCVSNTMLDNNMITTLKEKLLNFTQIEWKQKYSIENYFTGISDLSYAMFQSDDETIKYIESNMLLWGDIYHIPLETIKNISMPVLNIGPWGKDLHKYTERVCLEELYYKTPILIQKAINTVLNK